In Mycetocola zhujimingii, one DNA window encodes the following:
- a CDS encoding HAD hydrolase-like protein, with translation MSITSPELTSTESVVTRNWSCVLFDLDGTITDSAPGIVARLVKTFEELGRPVPSEADLLQWVGPPMLESFEHRAGMTPDEAQDALIVYRAISAVDGPWTGSAVYPGVAGIIKTLCAQGVPLAITSSKPESQVQAVLDHFALSRYFTVLCGASEDEVRSSKADVIEEALRRLTAKDVDLSKVVLVGDRHHDVEGAAAHGIPTILVEWGYGSPAEAEHAVAVVHSTDQLAKLLLG, from the coding sequence ATGTCTATTACCTCACCCGAACTGACGAGCACAGAGTCGGTCGTCACCCGCAACTGGTCGTGCGTGCTCTTCGACCTCGACGGAACGATCACCGATTCAGCTCCGGGCATCGTTGCGCGACTGGTCAAGACTTTCGAAGAACTCGGCCGACCGGTGCCCTCTGAAGCCGATTTGCTGCAGTGGGTGGGACCGCCCATGCTCGAGTCATTCGAGCACCGCGCGGGCATGACCCCCGACGAGGCGCAGGACGCCCTCATCGTCTACCGTGCCATTTCAGCGGTCGATGGGCCCTGGACGGGTTCGGCGGTGTACCCGGGTGTCGCTGGCATCATCAAGACTCTCTGTGCGCAGGGCGTTCCGCTCGCCATCACGAGCAGTAAGCCGGAGTCGCAGGTTCAGGCGGTCCTCGATCACTTTGCCCTCAGCCGATACTTCACCGTGCTGTGCGGCGCGTCCGAAGACGAGGTTCGCAGCTCAAAGGCAGATGTGATCGAGGAGGCACTCCGGCGGCTGACGGCCAAGGATGTCGACCTCTCGAAGGTCGTCCTGGTCGGCGACCGTCACCACGACGTCGAAGGCGCCGCCGCTCACGGCATCCCGACGATCCTGGTCGAATGGGGCTATGGCTCACCGGCCGAGGCAGAGCACGCGGTCGCCGTTGTCCACTCGACCGACCAGCTGGCCAAACTGCTCCTCGGCTAG
- a CDS encoding TetR/AcrR family transcriptional regulator, protein MLRAETPMESLRILNSERIPGSERILKSDPRAEKTRRAIFTAVESLATGRTTPLTVSDIVRAAAISRSSFYAHFSGLDDLAREYLHVQLAEVRASVADVIRTDADSRQDAARDGYRRLLTHMVKHYPVYASVLDLSLSRRAYDEVVNGYAGLWLDSIDSLGGLSGPRPELTATFVAGGALTLIGSTMKGRDSISDDDLVDELVRLLPGTLVEPQFC, encoded by the coding sequence ATGTTACGCGCAGAGACCCCGATGGAGTCCCTGCGCATTCTCAATTCTGAGCGCATTCCGGGGTCGGAACGTATTCTCAAGTCCGACCCTCGCGCCGAGAAAACGAGGCGGGCAATCTTCACAGCCGTCGAGTCGCTCGCGACCGGCAGGACCACACCGCTCACCGTCAGCGACATCGTCCGGGCAGCGGCCATCAGCCGCAGTTCCTTCTACGCCCACTTCAGCGGCCTCGATGACCTGGCCCGTGAATACCTGCACGTGCAGCTCGCTGAAGTGAGGGCATCCGTTGCCGATGTGATCCGAACGGATGCCGACAGCCGGCAGGACGCCGCCCGCGACGGGTACCGCCGGCTCCTCACGCACATGGTCAAGCACTACCCGGTCTACGCGAGTGTTCTCGACCTCTCCCTGTCTCGACGGGCGTACGACGAGGTCGTGAACGGTTATGCGGGCCTCTGGCTCGACTCGATCGACTCGCTCGGCGGCCTGTCAGGACCACGGCCCGAACTCACCGCGACGTTCGTGGCCGGCGGAGCACTCACCCTCATCGGTTCGACGATGAAGGGCCGGGACTCGATCTCCGACGACGACCTGGTGGATGAGCTCGTGCGGCTCCTGCCGGGAACGCTCGTCGAACCCCAGTTTTGCTGA
- a CDS encoding M23 family metallopeptidase, which translates to MSDQNPELAPQGSTGDPAGSAGSFPTRASLRKAAGLRAAAAAPEASEARTATTELGEKPVARVATPIAQKPAPSKPSVTKSAPHKAATKPVTSGSRWRNIRSTVVMALVVPGIFGTIALPAYAFETTPDATVAPVHDTGAQSLIVNDWTAESVSRDSYSATSPEELQASKAALAAAAAEAAAAAARAANKTNSKSNSNSYSDSTAVEEYTGPAGAWIRPVGGKISSAYGPRGLICNGAGCSNSFHDGVDFSGSCGTPIKAVSAGRVTFVGAAGSYGNRVIVDHGGGVESIYGHLQGGSYRVSVGDLVEPGTVVAGIGATGVVTGCHLDLKISVNGSFTNPVPFLANRGLQL; encoded by the coding sequence ATGAGCGACCAGAACCCCGAACTTGCCCCCCAGGGCAGCACGGGTGACCCCGCTGGCTCAGCGGGATCCTTTCCCACCAGGGCGAGCCTCCGCAAGGCAGCAGGGCTGCGAGCAGCAGCAGCAGCGCCAGAGGCGAGCGAAGCCCGGACAGCGACCACTGAACTCGGCGAAAAGCCGGTTGCCCGCGTAGCGACACCGATCGCGCAGAAGCCGGCACCGAGCAAGCCGTCTGTGACCAAGTCCGCGCCCCACAAAGCCGCGACCAAGCCGGTCACGAGCGGATCGCGCTGGCGCAACATCAGGTCGACCGTCGTCATGGCACTCGTCGTTCCCGGCATTTTCGGAACCATAGCGCTGCCGGCGTACGCGTTCGAGACGACCCCAGACGCCACTGTCGCTCCGGTCCACGACACCGGCGCGCAGTCCCTCATCGTCAACGACTGGACCGCAGAGTCCGTGAGCCGCGACAGCTACTCGGCGACGTCGCCCGAAGAGCTTCAGGCGTCCAAGGCGGCACTCGCCGCTGCCGCCGCCGAGGCCGCGGCCGCCGCCGCGCGGGCTGCAAACAAGACGAACTCCAAGTCGAACTCAAACTCCTACTCCGACTCCACCGCTGTCGAGGAATACACCGGCCCTGCAGGCGCCTGGATCCGCCCTGTCGGCGGAAAGATCTCCTCGGCCTACGGTCCCCGCGGGCTCATCTGCAACGGTGCAGGATGCTCCAATTCCTTCCACGACGGTGTCGACTTCAGCGGCAGCTGCGGTACCCCGATCAAGGCAGTGTCAGCCGGACGTGTCACGTTCGTCGGCGCAGCCGGCAGCTACGGTAACCGCGTGATCGTCGACCACGGCGGCGGAGTCGAGTCGATTTACGGCCACCTGCAGGGCGGGTCATACCGCGTGTCTGTCGGCGACCTGGTCGAACCAGGCACCGTTGTCGCCGGGATCGGCGCCACTGGCGTCGTCACCGGGTGCCACCTTGACCTCAAGATCAGCGTCAACGGCAGCTTTACGAACCCCGTACCCTTCCTCGCGAACCGGGGCCTTCAGCTCTAG
- a CDS encoding CarD family transcriptional regulator: MNFTVGETLVYPHHGAVTITEISTRLIKGVEKKVMTLSAHTSELVIKLPIDNTELVGVRDVIDAAGVQAVSDVLREPFVEEPGNWSRRYKANQEKMASGSVYRVAEVVRDLWRRDQDHGVSAGEKRLLMKARQILESELALAQKFTPEEASAALEKVLASAHAEAAVPQA; the protein is encoded by the coding sequence ATGAATTTCACCGTCGGAGAAACACTCGTCTACCCTCACCACGGCGCGGTCACCATCACCGAAATCTCCACCAGGCTGATCAAGGGTGTTGAGAAGAAGGTCATGACCCTCAGCGCTCACACCAGCGAGCTCGTCATCAAGCTGCCCATCGACAACACCGAACTCGTCGGCGTCCGCGACGTCATCGACGCTGCAGGCGTCCAGGCCGTTTCCGATGTCCTGCGCGAGCCGTTCGTCGAAGAACCGGGCAACTGGTCGCGCCGGTACAAGGCCAACCAGGAGAAGATGGCCAGTGGCAGCGTGTACCGCGTGGCCGAGGTCGTCCGTGACCTGTGGCGCCGGGACCAGGACCACGGCGTCTCGGCCGGTGAAAAGCGACTGCTGATGAAGGCGCGCCAGATCCTCGAGTCCGAGCTCGCACTTGCCCAGAAGTTCACGCCGGAAGAGGCATCCGCCGCCCTGGAGAAGGTTCTCGCGAGCGCACACGCAGAGGCTGCTGTACCCCAGGCGTAG
- the nucS gene encoding endonuclease NucS: MRLVIAKCSVDYAGRLSAHLPLATRLLMVKSDGSLLVHSDGGSYKPLNWMSPPCTLAIGEPDSDQADAGVTETWKVTHAKTGDMLIVSIYEVLHDSAHELGIDPGLQKDGVEAHLQKLLAEQIELLGDGHTLVRREYMTAIGPVDILARDENGASVAVELKRRGDIDGVEQLTRYLELMNRDPHLAPVSGVFAAQEIKPQARTLAEDRGIRCLVLDYDAMRGLDNADGRLF; the protein is encoded by the coding sequence GTGCGTTTGGTGATTGCGAAGTGTTCCGTTGACTATGCCGGACGACTCTCGGCGCATCTTCCGCTCGCCACCCGCCTGCTCATGGTGAAGAGCGACGGCAGCCTCCTCGTCCACTCAGACGGCGGCAGCTACAAGCCACTCAACTGGATGAGCCCTCCGTGCACCCTCGCCATCGGAGAGCCGGATTCTGACCAGGCGGATGCCGGCGTGACGGAGACCTGGAAGGTCACCCACGCGAAAACGGGCGACATGCTCATCGTCTCGATCTACGAGGTGCTGCACGATTCGGCGCACGAACTCGGCATCGACCCCGGCCTGCAGAAAGACGGCGTTGAGGCCCACCTGCAGAAGCTCCTCGCCGAGCAGATTGAGCTCCTCGGCGACGGCCACACCCTCGTCCGCCGCGAGTACATGACAGCCATCGGCCCCGTCGACATCCTCGCGCGCGACGAGAATGGCGCGTCTGTCGCCGTCGAGCTCAAGCGCCGCGGCGACATCGACGGTGTCGAGCAGCTCACCCGTTACCTCGAACTGATGAACCGCGACCCGCACCTCGCCCCGGTTTCGGGCGTCTTTGCCGCGCAGGAGATCAAGCCGCAGGCACGCACGCTCGCCGAAGACCGTGGCATCCGCTGCCTCGTTCTCGACTACGACGCGATGCGCGGGCTCGACAACGCCGACGGACGCCTGTTCTGA
- a CDS encoding FAD-binding oxidoreductase, whose protein sequence is MTTVDSSSLHPDAIADLIQSITGRVIVPADPDYEAARATYGNFYGLVGAPAVVVQVSDADDVGVAVAFARSHRLELSIRSGGHSSSGFSSNEGGLVIDLRRLNRVEVLDPSRGLVRIGSGAVWGDVATALGAEGFSLSSGDTVSVGVGGLGVGGGIGWLVRTVGLTVDNLVEASVVTAGSEQVRASADENPDLYWALRGGGGNFGVVTSFTFTAQPMSRVIAGTLQFAGGDLAELLAGWSGIMREAPENLNSTFLAMPDFPGMPGGVQIVVCYAGDDVPAAEAAIAPLRALPGLNGDDIAPQPYSAVLGEAHPPEGVTIATHNAFARELSDELSDLLAGVYTELGGSVLMIRSLTGAFNRVPNDATAFAFRDSEALIISAAFLPADAPAEAIERTHKLWGRLEPYLQGTYGGFSTARNGEDPSRLYPHDTLARLVTIKHTYDPENLFRRNHNIPPDLSL, encoded by the coding sequence ATGACGACGGTCGACTCTTCTTCCCTGCACCCTGACGCTATTGCTGACCTCATCCAGTCCATTACCGGGCGGGTAATTGTGCCAGCCGACCCGGACTATGAGGCGGCACGCGCTACGTACGGCAACTTCTACGGCCTAGTCGGCGCACCCGCGGTCGTGGTGCAGGTCTCTGACGCTGATGATGTCGGTGTGGCCGTAGCCTTCGCGCGATCGCACCGACTTGAGCTTTCGATCCGCAGTGGTGGCCACAGCTCGAGCGGGTTCAGTTCGAACGAGGGCGGCCTCGTCATTGATCTTCGGCGCCTCAACCGGGTCGAGGTTCTCGACCCCTCTCGGGGACTCGTGCGCATCGGTTCCGGTGCCGTGTGGGGGGACGTCGCGACGGCGCTGGGAGCCGAGGGGTTCTCGCTCAGTTCGGGTGACACGGTCTCGGTCGGAGTCGGCGGCCTCGGCGTCGGCGGGGGTATCGGCTGGCTGGTCCGAACGGTCGGCCTGACCGTTGACAACCTCGTGGAGGCATCCGTCGTCACCGCCGGAAGCGAACAGGTGCGGGCGAGCGCCGACGAGAACCCGGACCTGTACTGGGCTCTTCGTGGCGGAGGAGGCAACTTCGGGGTGGTCACCAGTTTTACCTTCACTGCCCAGCCGATGAGCCGTGTCATCGCGGGAACGCTGCAGTTCGCCGGAGGGGATCTTGCCGAACTGCTGGCCGGGTGGAGCGGCATCATGCGCGAGGCGCCGGAAAACCTCAACTCGACCTTCCTCGCGATGCCGGACTTTCCGGGAATGCCGGGCGGCGTGCAGATCGTCGTTTGCTACGCGGGCGATGACGTACCTGCTGCCGAGGCGGCTATCGCTCCCCTTCGCGCTCTACCCGGACTGAACGGCGACGACATCGCACCCCAGCCCTATTCCGCTGTGCTCGGAGAGGCACACCCGCCCGAAGGAGTGACGATCGCCACCCACAACGCCTTCGCCCGTGAGTTAAGCGACGAGCTCAGTGACCTGCTCGCCGGCGTGTACACGGAGCTGGGCGGTTCCGTACTCATGATCAGGAGCCTGACCGGCGCCTTCAACCGGGTACCGAACGATGCCACGGCCTTCGCCTTCCGTGACAGCGAGGCGCTCATCATCTCCGCGGCGTTCCTGCCGGCTGACGCGCCGGCTGAGGCCATCGAGCGCACCCATAAGCTCTGGGGCAGGCTCGAACCTTACCTCCAGGGCACGTACGGCGGCTTCTCGACCGCTCGCAACGGTGAGGACCCGTCCCGGCTGTACCCGCACGACACCCTCGCCCGGCTCGTGACGATCAAGCACACGTATGACCCGGAGAACCTGTTCCGGCGCAACCACAACATCCCTCCTGACCTGTCACTCTGA
- a CDS encoding AI-2E family transporter produces the protein MRKARQRSSRTTTETSDLKPDIAIQTGGGAPGFSINAFRIGLVGGLGVLTALLIGGVIGQLSTVLIYIGVALFLALGLDPLVTWLEKRIPRALAILLVVIAVLGVFAGLLFAVIPVLINQGTNLINDLPKLEKDLTNSALIKDLENAFGGTFSIQGGISGAIDFISDPKNLVAIGGGIAAVGAGVASGVTGATIVLILTLYFLASLRSMKGITYRFVPAYRRVNFAQITEEITGAVGRYVVGQVSLALVNGILSLIFLSIIGAPLPFLLAVIAFLGSLIPLVGTLTASIINTLICLFVSPLTALIAGIYYLVYMQIEAYVLSPRIMNRAVAVPGAIVVIAAVGGGAIGGILGALVAIPVAASAIIIVQKVVFPLQDAKKTPAGPGATAH, from the coding sequence ATGCGTAAAGCGCGCCAGCGGTCGAGCCGGACAACCACGGAGACGAGCGACCTCAAGCCCGACATCGCCATTCAAACGGGCGGTGGTGCTCCCGGCTTCAGCATCAATGCGTTTCGGATCGGCCTCGTCGGCGGCCTCGGCGTCCTCACCGCCCTGCTCATCGGTGGAGTGATCGGCCAGCTCAGCACCGTCCTGATTTACATCGGTGTCGCCCTGTTCCTCGCGCTCGGCCTTGACCCGCTTGTGACCTGGCTTGAGAAGCGGATACCGCGGGCGCTGGCTATCCTTCTCGTGGTCATCGCCGTGCTTGGCGTGTTCGCCGGGCTGCTCTTCGCGGTGATCCCCGTGCTCATCAACCAGGGCACGAACCTCATCAACGACCTGCCGAAGCTCGAGAAGGACCTGACCAACAGCGCCCTCATCAAGGACCTCGAGAACGCGTTCGGTGGCACGTTCAGCATCCAGGGCGGCATCTCGGGCGCAATCGACTTCATCAGTGACCCCAAGAACCTCGTCGCCATCGGTGGCGGCATCGCCGCGGTCGGTGCCGGCGTCGCGAGCGGCGTCACCGGCGCAACGATCGTCCTCATCCTCACCCTGTACTTCCTCGCGTCGCTCCGATCGATGAAGGGCATCACATACCGGTTCGTGCCCGCGTACCGCCGCGTGAACTTCGCGCAGATCACCGAGGAGATCACCGGTGCTGTCGGCCGTTACGTCGTCGGCCAGGTTTCGCTCGCGCTCGTCAACGGCATCCTGAGCCTGATCTTCCTGTCCATCATCGGTGCGCCGCTGCCGTTCCTGCTCGCTGTCATCGCATTCCTCGGCTCGCTCATCCCCCTCGTCGGGACTCTGACCGCGTCGATCATCAACACACTGATCTGCCTCTTCGTCTCCCCGCTGACGGCGCTCATCGCCGGAATCTACTACCTCGTCTACATGCAGATCGAGGCATATGTGCTGAGCCCACGGATTATGAACCGCGCCGTTGCGGTGCCGGGAGCGATCGTCGTGATCGCGGCGGTCGGTGGCGGCGCGATCGGCGGCATCCTCGGTGCACTCGTGGCGATTCCGGTCGCCGCGTCGGCCATCATCATCGTGCAGAAGGTCGTGTTCCCCCTGCAGGACGCAAAAAAGACTCCGGCAGGCCCAGGGGCGACAGCGCACTAG
- a CDS encoding alpha/beta hydrolase-fold protein — protein sequence MTTLTLTARRMTAVLTAGVLVASASVALTAAPAAAAPTDQTVSIDLAGDWQFTTGDDPAYADPGFDDSAWTPITVPGDGTPFADYDGFGWYRLSFDLPAEASGANLVASLGFLDDVDEAFLNGVKIGATGVMPPNAKSQWFEKRLYPIPASAPVFGGENTIAVRLHDMSGGGGWYQGPVGIYSKDAVRENVYGIVGEPASADQVAAVSRVLATQKAALAAGDVDAYLATLATDYNHDGRDTTRRAAELRGWLAQSGTLNLVDSEVEVLVRNGVLVVDTNRTISGTRGGAAFEFQPKTQQFLEIDATTNLEGGNNSRFFSDFVDSALEGKRRAFQVYLPPSYYTQPTRDFPVVYLLHGVNGGSKEWEPRDFDARLDELYTTGGLAESIVIMPDGESLWYSDTESSPWRSMFLQEMMPLVEAEFNTLDDPSYRALSGVSMGGFGAFSIGLQNPELFSSIATHIGSVNYTPVGQTPVALATAMTAEQLTHYSLYFDACEFDEYRFDEGARSLAGVLTSKGVPHTWEVYPEGRHNDACWMPHIADSFGSHSAHFRAAGLVEAPVPPVDAPVPPVDVTEPPTEAPAPPTAAPVPPAEAPVAAGEPSLASSLRGGISVSDNTLATGQTFTITVDERNRNRYVAAFVYSSPVSLGGWKLASAAGDISATLPAGIAPGAHRLAVQDADGAVIGWVDITVLANSPAALSQSGADIAPALGAGAVLLALGILLVVRRSRRAGQLG from the coding sequence ATGACAACACTTACCCTTACCGCGCGCAGGATGACCGCCGTGCTCACCGCCGGGGTTCTCGTCGCCTCCGCGAGTGTCGCACTCACAGCCGCACCCGCGGCCGCGGCCCCGACAGATCAAACCGTATCGATCGACCTTGCGGGCGACTGGCAGTTCACGACCGGCGACGATCCCGCGTACGCCGACCCTGGCTTCGACGACAGTGCGTGGACGCCGATCACTGTGCCGGGCGACGGCACCCCCTTTGCCGATTACGACGGCTTCGGCTGGTACCGCCTCAGCTTCGACCTCCCGGCCGAGGCGAGCGGCGCCAATCTCGTGGCGTCTCTTGGTTTCCTCGACGATGTGGACGAGGCCTTCCTGAACGGTGTGAAGATCGGCGCCACCGGAGTCATGCCCCCGAACGCGAAGAGCCAATGGTTCGAGAAGCGGTTGTACCCGATCCCGGCCTCGGCCCCGGTCTTCGGTGGCGAGAACACGATTGCTGTGCGGCTCCACGACATGAGCGGCGGCGGTGGCTGGTACCAGGGCCCCGTCGGCATCTACTCGAAGGATGCCGTGCGCGAGAACGTCTACGGCATCGTTGGCGAGCCCGCGAGCGCCGATCAGGTCGCCGCGGTCTCCCGGGTGCTCGCCACCCAGAAGGCGGCCCTCGCGGCCGGGGACGTGGACGCCTACCTGGCCACCCTCGCCACCGACTACAACCACGACGGCCGCGACACCACGCGCCGCGCGGCTGAATTGCGCGGCTGGCTCGCCCAGTCGGGCACGCTGAACCTGGTCGACAGCGAGGTGGAAGTGCTGGTGCGCAACGGTGTACTGGTGGTCGACACCAACCGCACCATCTCCGGCACCCGCGGGGGAGCAGCTTTCGAGTTCCAGCCGAAGACTCAGCAGTTCCTCGAAATCGATGCGACGACGAACCTTGAGGGCGGCAACAACTCCCGCTTCTTCTCCGACTTCGTCGACTCCGCCCTCGAGGGCAAGCGCCGCGCGTTCCAGGTCTATCTTCCGCCGTCGTACTACACCCAGCCCACGCGCGACTTCCCGGTGGTCTACCTGCTGCACGGGGTCAACGGCGGGAGCAAGGAGTGGGAGCCACGCGACTTCGACGCCAGGCTCGACGAGCTGTACACGACGGGTGGCCTGGCCGAGTCGATCGTGATCATGCCCGATGGTGAATCCCTCTGGTACTCGGACACCGAGAGCTCTCCCTGGCGCAGCATGTTCCTGCAGGAGATGATGCCGCTGGTTGAGGCGGAATTCAACACTCTCGACGACCCGAGCTACCGGGCTCTCAGCGGCGTATCGATGGGCGGTTTCGGCGCCTTCTCGATCGGCCTGCAGAACCCCGAGCTGTTCAGCTCGATTGCCACCCACATCGGTTCGGTGAACTACACCCCGGTCGGCCAGACCCCGGTGGCCCTCGCCACCGCGATGACGGCGGAGCAGTTGACGCACTACAGCCTCTACTTCGACGCGTGCGAGTTCGACGAGTATCGCTTCGATGAGGGGGCGCGCAGCCTTGCCGGGGTGCTGACGTCGAAGGGCGTTCCGCATACCTGGGAGGTGTACCCGGAGGGGCGCCATAACGACGCCTGCTGGATGCCGCACATCGCCGACTCCTTCGGGTCGCACTCGGCGCACTTCCGGGCCGCGGGCCTGGTCGAGGCTCCCGTGCCTCCGGTTGACGCTCCCGTGCCCCCGGTCGACGTAACAGAGCCGCCGACCGAGGCGCCTGCGCCGCCGACCGCTGCACCCGTGCCGCCGGCCGAGGCGCCGGTCGCCGCGGGCGAGCCGAGCCTGGCTTCGTCCCTCCGAGGCGGGATCAGCGTGAGCGATAACACCCTCGCGACAGGCCAGACCTTCACGATCACGGTGGATGAGCGCAACCGCAACCGTTACGTGGCTGCTTTCGTCTACTCGAGTCCCGTGAGTCTCGGCGGCTGGAAGCTCGCATCCGCTGCCGGTGACATCTCGGCCACGCTCCCGGCCGGAATCGCTCCCGGCGCGCACCGGCTCGCGGTTCAGGACGCTGACGGCGCGGTGATCGGCTGGGTAGACATCACGGTGCTGGCGAACAGCCCTGCTGCACTCTCGCAGAGCGGCGCGGATATCGCTCCGGCACTCGGCGCCGGGGCGGTACTCCTGGCACTCGGAATATTGCTCGTAGTGCGTCGTTCACGCCGGGCGGGCCAGCTCGGCTAA
- a CDS encoding MFS transporter: protein MSPHAPALRPRTELVAWRNAIFVIFTLSGLSIATWAARLPEIKQNLDVTTGSIGILILGMSAGSILGLMASAWLMARFGARTGMVFSLGCVAIGLAIIGIGAGVVFSPVLVFIGLALFGFGNGSVDVMMNVEGAAAETELGKTVLPLMHAFFSVGTVIGAGIGAAASALGIGVVWHAAAMAVIVALAVVIAVRYVPVREDLGDSAQAHSHKQDWKARLRSSLAVWADLRLILIGVIMLGMAFAEGSANDWLALASVEGHGLTEPTGALVFGVFVSAMTVGRVAGGPLIDRFGRVRVLQVSAVSAVVGLLAFILGADLWIVIGGTILWGLGSALGFPLGMSAAAEGANAAARVSAVAMIGYLAFLVGPPLIGLLGDQVGLLNALFVVLVLVVLSGLASPAARERKAEPAAPVPSA from the coding sequence ATGTCTCCCCACGCACCAGCCCTTCGCCCGCGCACTGAACTCGTTGCCTGGCGCAACGCGATCTTTGTAATCTTCACGCTGTCCGGCTTGAGCATTGCCACCTGGGCGGCCCGGTTGCCGGAGATCAAGCAGAACCTCGACGTCACAACCGGATCGATCGGCATCCTGATCCTCGGGATGAGTGCCGGCTCGATCCTCGGGCTGATGGCCTCAGCGTGGCTGATGGCCCGCTTCGGCGCCCGCACCGGAATGGTGTTCTCCCTCGGCTGCGTCGCGATCGGCCTCGCGATTATCGGCATCGGTGCTGGGGTGGTGTTCTCACCGGTGCTCGTCTTCATCGGACTTGCGCTGTTCGGCTTCGGTAACGGCAGCGTCGACGTGATGATGAACGTCGAGGGTGCCGCGGCCGAAACCGAACTCGGCAAGACCGTGCTGCCGCTCATGCACGCGTTCTTCAGCGTCGGAACCGTGATCGGGGCCGGCATCGGCGCAGCGGCATCCGCCCTCGGAATCGGGGTGGTCTGGCACGCTGCCGCCATGGCGGTTATCGTCGCTCTCGCCGTTGTGATCGCTGTGAGGTACGTACCCGTTCGCGAGGACCTCGGAGACTCTGCCCAGGCGCACTCCCACAAGCAGGACTGGAAGGCCAGGCTGCGGTCGAGCCTCGCGGTCTGGGCCGATCTGCGGCTCATCCTCATCGGCGTCATCATGCTGGGCATGGCCTTCGCGGAGGGAAGCGCGAACGACTGGCTCGCCCTGGCCAGCGTGGAGGGCCACGGTCTGACGGAGCCCACCGGAGCGCTCGTCTTCGGCGTTTTCGTGTCGGCGATGACGGTCGGTCGGGTGGCGGGAGGCCCGCTCATCGATCGCTTCGGACGCGTGCGGGTGCTGCAGGTCTCTGCCGTCTCTGCGGTGGTCGGCCTGCTCGCCTTCATTCTCGGAGCTGACCTGTGGATCGTCATCGGTGGCACCATTCTCTGGGGCCTCGGCAGCGCTCTTGGCTTCCCACTGGGGATGTCAGCGGCAGCGGAGGGCGCCAACGCGGCGGCGCGGGTCAGCGCCGTCGCCATGATCGGGTACCTCGCGTTCCTCGTCGGACCGCCGCTCATCGGCCTGCTCGGCGATCAGGTCGGACTGCTCAACGCGCTCTTCGTTGTACTGGTGCTCGTCGTGCTCTCCGGGCTCGCCTCGCCCGCGGCGCGCGAGCGGAAAGCTGAGCCGGCGGCACCGGTACCTTCCGCCTGA